The proteins below are encoded in one region of Meriones unguiculatus strain TT.TT164.6M chromosome 18, Bangor_MerUng_6.1, whole genome shotgun sequence:
- the C18H15orf48 gene encoding normal mucosa of esophagus-specific gene 1 protein encodes MGIFQTLMKNKELIPLALIISTAATGALSFGLYALKKTDVVLDRKKNPEPWEMVDPTQPQKLITINQEWKPIEELQKVRRATR; translated from the exons ATGGGCATTTTCCAGACGctgatgaaaaataaggaa CTCATTCCTCTGGCGCTTATCATATCTACGGCCGCCACTGGAGCCCTCTCTTTTGGTTTATATGCTTTGAAAAAAACCGATGTGGT ACTTGAtcgaaaaaaaaacccagaaccttGGGAAATGGTGGATCCTACTCAACCCCAAAAG CTCATTACCATCAACCAGGAATGGAAGCCCATTGAGGAGCTGCAGAAAGTCCGAAGGGCGACCCGATGA